The following proteins are encoded in a genomic region of Amia ocellicauda isolate fAmiCal2 chromosome 6, fAmiCal2.hap1, whole genome shotgun sequence:
- the mb gene encoding myoglobin: MSLSSGEWDLVLKAFGCVKADAAGNGGEVLRRLFKAHPATIQLFPKFRSLSEAEIQESAAVSNHGATVINKLGDLLSRRGEYGAELKPMAQSHAHTHKIPLENFTLISEVIVQLMKEKVAGFGGDSEAAMRKALAALVTDLQGLYKELGFKG, from the exons ATGTCTCTGAGCTCAGGCGAGTGGGATCTGGTTCTGAAGGCCTTTGGCTGTGTGAAAGCTGACGCGGCGGGGAACGGGGGTGAGGTCCTGAGACG tctgttCAAGGCTCACCCCGCCACCATCCAGCTGTTCCCCAAGTTCCGCTCGCTGTCGGAGGCAGAGATACAGGAGAGCGCGGCGGTGTCCAATCACGGCGCCACGGTGATCAACAAGTTGGGCGACCTGCTGAGTCGCCGTGGCGAGTATGGGGCGGAGCTGAAGCCCATGGCGCAGAGCCACGCCCACACCCACAAGATCCCCCTGGAGAACTTCACT ctcatCAGCGAGGTGATCGTGCAGCTGATGAAGGAGAAGGTCGCAGGGTTCGGGGGCGACTCTGAGGCGGCCATGAGGAAGGCCCTGGCTGCCCTGGTAACAGACCTGCAGGGGCTATACAAGGAGCTCGGCTTCAAGGGATAA
- the pane1 gene encoding centromere protein M → MSLLRPYSKLPELNTANILLVEAEMELQGRLAEAILLQDKDFNTNVRMARSLPLPVQGEGSRPRIDLLVFIVNLRRESSLSSVESSLRHVDQGYCLGKLCFLATEARCGSVPPERLASLRKLAAAHCCPLLFMESQSAAGVSTAAQRLLSLLKVSAGLVPGATALYLSTLTHCTVPSNTLTD, encoded by the exons ATGTCGCTTCTGAGGCCGTACAGTAAACTGCCGGAGCTCAACACCGCCAACATACTG cTGGTGGAGGCGGAGATGGAGCTGCAGGGCCGGCTGGCTGAAGCCATTCTACTGCAGGACAAAGACTTCAACACCAACGT gagGATggctcgctctctccctctcccagtcCAGGGGGAGGGCTCTCGGCCCCGAATCGACCTGCTGGTGTTCATAGTCAACctgaggagagagagcag tctgtccTCTGTGGAGTCCTCTCTGAGACACGTGGACCAGGGCTACTGTCTGGGCAAACTGTGCTTCCTGGCAACTGAAG ccCGCTGTGGTTCGGTCCCTCCTGAGCGATTGGCCAGTCTGAGGAAGCTGGCTGCGGCTCACTGCTGCCCCCTGCTGTTCATGGAGAGCCAG agtGCTGCTGGTGTGAGCACAGCGGCCCAGAGACTCCTCTCTCTGCTGAAGGTCAGCGCTGGTCTCGTACCTGGAGCCACGGCCCTGTACCTCAGCACcctgacacactgcactgtgcccAGCAACACACTGAccgactga
- the septin3 gene encoding neuronal-specific septin-3 yields the protein MSEIVPPEVRPKPVVPAKPSSVGGAALGLGSGPGSQGSGLLGYVGIDTIIEQMRRKTMKTGFDFNIMVVGHSGLGKSTLVNTLFKSQVSRRGMGWSREDKIPRTVEIRSVSHVIEEGGVKMKLTVIDTPGFGDQINNDNCWEPISQYVSEQYEKFLREEVNIARKKRIPDTRVHCCLYFISPTGHSLRPLDMEFMRHLSRVVNIIPVIAKADTLTPEEKSEFKQRVRKELDGAGIEFYPQKEFDDDLEDKTENDKIRELMPFAVVGSDKEYQVNGKRVLGRKTPWGVVEVENPGHCEFAQLRDFLIRSHLQDLKEVTHNIHYESYRAKRLNDNGGLPPPSGNPPDSEDTHDSNL from the exons ATGTCCGAGATCGTTCCCCCGGAGGTGCGGCCCAAACCGGTCGTCCCGGCCAAGCCGTCCAGTGTGGGGGGAGCCGCCCTAGGGCTGGGGTCAGGGCCGGGGTCGCAGGGCTCGGGGCTGCTGGGATACGTGGGCATCGACACCATCATAGAGCAGATGCGAAGGAAGACCATGAAGACTGGCTTTGACTTTAACATCATGGTGGTtg gTCACAGTGGGCTGGGCAAGTCCACCCTGGTCAACACGCTGTTTAAGTCCCAGGTGAGCCGCAGAGGGATGGGCTGGAGCCGAGAGGACAAGATCCCCCGCACTGTGGAGATCAGATCTGTGTCTCATG TGATCGAGGAGGGGGGGGTGAAGATGAAGCTGACAGTGATCGACACCCCTGGCTTCGGAGACCAGATCAACAACGACAACTG ttGGGAGCCCATCAGCCAGTATGTGAGCGAGCAGTATGAGAAGTTTCTGCGGGAGGAGGTGAACATCGCACGCAAGAAGCGCATCCCCGACACGCGTGTGCACTGCTGCCTGTACTTCATCTCCCCCACTGGCCACTC TCTGCGGCCGCTGGACATGGAGTTCATGCGCCACCTGAGTCGAGTCGTCAACATCATCCCGGTCATCGCCAAGGCCGACACGCTGACCCCTGAGGAGAAGAGCGAATTCaaacagaga gtGCGTAAGGAGCTGGATGGAGCTGGGATTGAGTTCTATCCCCAGAAGGAGTTTGATGATGATCTGGAGGACAAGACAGAGAATGACAAGATCAGG gAGCTGATGCCCTTCGCAGTGGTGGGCAGTGACAAGGAGTACCAGGTTAATGGGAAGAGAGTTCTGGGCAGGAAGACCCCCTGGGGAGTAGtggagg ttgaGAACCCCGGTCACTGTGAATTCGCTCAGCTACGGGATTTCCTCATCAG gTCTCACCTGCAGGACCTGAAGGAGGTGACCCACAATATCCACTACGAGTCGTACCGCGCCAAGAGGCTCAACGACAACGGCGGCCTGCCCCCCCCCTCCGGCAACCCCCCCGACTCCGAGGACACTCATGACAGCAACCTGTGA